The Mastacembelus armatus chromosome 4, fMasArm1.2, whole genome shotgun sequence genome segment CTTGGGAAATTCGCACAAACACGTGCATGATGTTGCTGTACCTGTTGGAAAAACAAGcaacagacaagacagaaacattatttAACAGCAATAGCAAACCAGACATCATTATATATGCTGCTAAAATGCAGCATATTTGGTCCATCCTGAGATAAAAGGTGAATCTGACTTTCAGACATCTGTTTAACCATGTCAAAATTATTGTGCAATGGTTAAAATGTGACTGTaactaaaaaataattttagatcTTTCAACACTTTAGTAATTCAGTATTTTATACCACATAAAAAATGCAACAGCTAACCATACTGGAGAAAGCCAGTCCTAACTAATCCTGCTAAAAGTTAACTGGGCTAGTTTAGATGATGCATTTCTATAGTAACATTATTGTATGACATTTAGAAACAGCTACACCCTTCAAGTTTCAATTTTGTTGCAATGTCAAGAACTAACGCATGGCGTTTTAGAAATGTAACTAACAGGAGATAGGAACTTACATTTCTCTGGCGGTGACAGCCATCCTGGCTCGCACCATGTCCAAAGGGTAGGTAAGCATAGCAGCAGTTGTGCCGGCTAGAGAGCCAGCCAGAAAACGTGGGAAAGGAGGTAAAGCTctgaaataaatgacaatattaACTATAatgagtcattttaaaaacacatttataaaagtTTATCAAAATGTCAGCAGGGAAGATCACAGGCCTGGGTAAGGTTCAAAGCTCATTAACAATGCTAATACAGCACACTaacattcatccattatctatcttattcctatttaggatcacagggatctgctggagcctatcccagctctctttgggtgaaaggcaggggtacaccctggacaggtcaccagtccatcacagggccacatagagacaaacaacctcacacactcacactcacgcctatgggcaatttagaacaGCACACTAACATCTACTacttaacacaaaacacagctaATGTCTGCATCAAATTTGCAATAGCTGGAGTTATGTCAGCCTGGATTAAGGTGGCTCATTGCCCAGTGACATCTTGAGAGCCATGATGCTATAGTATTGCTACGAACTTACTTgtgatttgttatttttaaagaaagaaaggaaaaaaatcaaaactattaaaagagaaaatcttAACTCACTTTCCTTGATAGCCGCAGTAGCTCCCCAGTAGGGTTTTGTATTGTTCATGGGAGCAGAACTGGATGGCAGCATAGGGCATGACCCTCACCATGGTTGCAGAGTTGCCCCTCCAAAGGCTGAACACCCCATCCTTCATGTATGTGCAGTAGATGACCCTGAAGGCCTCCTGGTTGGGTTAGAAACGGAAATACATGCTCCAATATGTTTCTGTTATGTAATTAAGGGTATAATTGCATATTATGTTTATAATGTTTATGAATGTGTGGATGAGGCTGTGAGATGAAACTACAGATGATTttcataattaattaattcacaATTACTTAAAATGTACTAGTTTATTGTTTGATATACTCAAAACAATAtagaataatatataatataataactaATGATTTCCAGATCCTCAAGTGATAGCGTGAGTCAAATATACTCAGATTGTAATGGATTACAATGATGCATTTGCTACATGATTAATCACTAATCAGAAACTGGCATTAACTGCTTCTCTGTCAGTGACTAATTGATTGTTTAGCAATAAACATCACACCTCTGTCCCATCTAAATGATGAATAACTGCTTTGCTGGTAGGACAGAAAGCTGAACTCACCTTTGTGGAAAATCTTTTCGATGacactgtggaaaaacaagagacagacacagtgaaCCTCATGGTTAAACATCTGCTAAAAAGATGAACTATTACTTAGTAAGAACCACAACAGTCAATAAGATATCTGGTAAAAACCTAATGGTAGTGTAATACACAGAACAGAATTTAAGACAATTACACATTGTCcaattatttgtatgttttgtttttgaaaagctAGTTTGATGGAATGGTGTTCTTGCCTTGAAAAATTATCTTGGTACGATCCAGTGGTGCAATGACTGTTTTGGCTACTGCCCCAGCAAATGCACCACAGAGCAGGGATTCAAGAGCTGTCCATCTGGGCCTCAAGTCCTGTTTGAAGaaacagatacagtatgtttatacTGAATTACTTGAGGGAACATTTTATCACATTACACTGATACAAACTAATATCCCTAACaatgcctttaaaaaaaacacaagatatCTTAATGACCATACAATGGTGACTGTAGTTATGACCAAAAAGGTAAGTTTAATCATTTATCACATGGACGTTTGATCTTCACAAGGAAGTAACCATGTCATAAGCTTATCAGCACAAACACTCTGGTGGCGCTCCCTCTGCACCGTTACTGAGACAGAACAGTGAAATCTGCTCGTAGATTACAGCCTGAGTGACTCAGCTGATATGACGGAATAACAAGAAATAACACCAACCTGTGCATCTGGAAGCAGAGcaatttgtttatgtgtatatgtgtatacacacacacacacacatacacacatacaaaaatcgTTTAGCTGGAATGGACACTGAACCCAATAAACAATCCCACTAACTCAATAATATAGTGTCCAGCACATATGATAAACATATGAGAGGAGGGAATACAGTGTTTtgaatttcattcatttacatttgaatgaTTGAGTTGATGATTTAAATAACTAGTACAGCCTACCATATACCCAGTCAATTTACCGACCCACTGATCCCATCTGTGATAAAATGTGCTGATATTTGGTACAATGCTCATGTAAAAAAGGAGGTTAGTGTCAATGttgtgaaaaacacaacatatcTGTAGTACATGCAAACTCCAACCCAGCGATAGCAGAGCCAACATAAGTTatgattaatattattattgttcaatgCTGCCTACTGTATTGCTTGGCAAAGCACAGCCAGCTTTAGATTATCTGTCACCTCCCTGCTATTTACAGCAAAATACATGGAGTGTCCTTCAGAAGTACTAGGATTGCTCTATTGTGTACCACAACATCCTTGGCACTGAGAATCACACAGTATGGTTTGTTTTAGAATCACACCAAAATGGTCTTTTCAAAAGAAATATATGCTCAAATGTACGCTGCCTGTAAGACTTGTAAGATTTACAAATAGCTGATGGGTGTGGTATCATGTTTTCTGATCCATGATTTTGCCACAATATACTACCCACAGTTGTGTAATCATGTCAAGAAAAATGCAGCCCAGCAACAACTTGAATTGTGGTCCATATCCTAGCTGCTCTAACTTGTCAAAACAAGTGACAGGTTAAATGTTCTGCCAGCTCAAATTTGGAGCATGTgagtgaggcagagagaaacaACACTCACTTTCGCTTGGCTGGAAGGTGGCAGTGCCAGCACAGTGGCCTGGGCCACTGGCAGGCGGCTCTGGTGGTCGTGCACACGGTGGGCCATGTTGTCATCAGATTACCGAAGCTGTCAGACGCTCAGTCACTCATTCGGTAAAACCCCCTGCAGAGGACAACATACAAGAAAACACGTGGAAACGATTACAAAGGCATTTTATTGAACGAAACAATATCCGCACTGCCGAGTACGTGCTTACACGCACGCCCATGTCCTGCACAGCCAGGCTTGGCTTGTAAACAGCGTATTACAGTACAAAAGACCAATCCATCGTTATTTTCCAGCACAGcaccaaacaaaataaacactcaACCATCACACACTGGTCTACTTGTCATTCTCCTAACCCTAATATGTGCACATAATAACTTAGTTGACATGcctcaaataaataaactgcgGATCACTGCTGcataaagaaagaataaacagGCATGTGCATCGTTACTGCAG includes the following:
- the LOC113129506 gene encoding mitochondrial coenzyme A transporter SLC25A42-like; translated protein: MAHRVHDHQSRLPVAQATVLALPPSSQAKDLRPRWTALESLLCGAFAGAVAKTVIAPLDRTKIIFQVSSKRFSTKEAFRVIYCTYMKDGVFSLWRGNSATMVRVMPYAAIQFCSHEQYKTLLGSYCGYQGKALPPFPRFLAGSLAGTTAAMLTYPLDMVRARMAVTAREMYSNIMHVFVRISQDEGVKTLYRGFTPTILGVIPYAGITFFTYETLKKLHTEKTKRSQPYPYERLAFGACAGLIGQSASYPLDVVRRRMQTAGVTGSSYSTILGTMHAIIKQEGIIGGLYKGLSMNWVKGPIAVGISFTTFDITHSLLLKLHQMGYFTQ